One window of the Oceanicaulis sp. genome contains the following:
- a CDS encoding biotin carboxylase N-terminal domain-containing protein — MLTRSFASVLIANRGEIAVRVLREARASGRRAIAVYSDADAGAMHVREADEAVRIGPAPASQSYLDIDAILDAAKRTGAEAIHPGYGFLSENAAFARAVIEAGLVWIGPPPEAIQAMGDKARAKQLMIEAGVPTVPGWQGDDQSADTLAREAEKIGYPLLIKAVAGGGGRGMRVVRSAEDFKDALASAKREAKSSFGDQTVLLEKFVERGRHVEIQVFADAQGNTIHLGERDCSAQRRRQKVIEEAPSPAVDEDLRARMGADAVAAAKAVDYVGAGTVEFLLDADGAYFFLEMNTRLQVEHPVTEEVTGLNLVQLQFDIAAGAPLPATQDDVALCGHAIELRLYAEDPLDGFAPQSGPIAHYAPDGVTSGVRIDRGVATADRIGTDYDAMIAKLIGTGETRDDAITALRAHLRDAPLLGVTTNRDFLLRLLDDARFRTGAVTTGDLDAWAEEKSGPFAPVETPFEALAIAAAVLCDTRGPVLRSASVTRFDLDLEVGGETATVRVEQQREGGVRVTRGEDAAEIAVLGFAGGALTLRHDGVTRTLPAACCEDGGLHLGLPELMVRIAEPSPVSTDPAADPSKITAPVSGAVAAVHVKPGDRVTAGQVVAVMEAMKMEMRLEAGADGIVAAVNAETGGQAAGGFVLIELDLQSQD; from the coding sequence ATGCTGACCCGCTCCTTCGCTTCCGTCCTCATCGCCAATCGCGGGGAGATCGCGGTGCGGGTCTTACGCGAGGCTCGCGCCTCGGGCCGCCGCGCGATCGCGGTCTATTCAGACGCCGACGCCGGCGCGATGCATGTGCGCGAGGCTGACGAGGCGGTGCGCATCGGCCCGGCGCCGGCGTCTCAGAGCTATCTGGACATCGACGCGATCCTGGATGCGGCGAAGCGCACCGGCGCTGAGGCGATCCATCCCGGATACGGCTTTCTATCGGAGAACGCCGCCTTCGCCCGCGCGGTGATCGAGGCGGGGCTGGTCTGGATCGGCCCGCCGCCAGAGGCGATTCAGGCGATGGGCGACAAGGCGCGCGCCAAACAGCTGATGATCGAGGCGGGCGTGCCCACCGTGCCGGGCTGGCAGGGCGATGATCAGTCGGCGGACACTCTGGCGCGCGAGGCCGAAAAGATCGGCTATCCCTTGCTCATCAAGGCCGTCGCCGGCGGGGGCGGGCGCGGCATGCGCGTGGTGCGTTCGGCCGAGGATTTCAAAGACGCGCTCGCCTCGGCGAAACGCGAGGCGAAATCGAGCTTCGGCGACCAGACGGTGCTTCTGGAAAAATTCGTCGAGCGCGGCCGGCATGTGGAGATCCAGGTCTTCGCCGACGCGCAGGGCAACACGATCCATCTCGGCGAGCGCGACTGCTCGGCCCAGCGCCGCCGTCAGAAGGTGATCGAGGAGGCGCCCTCTCCGGCTGTCGATGAAGATCTGCGCGCGCGCATGGGCGCGGATGCGGTCGCGGCGGCGAAAGCGGTCGATTACGTGGGCGCGGGCACGGTGGAGTTCCTGCTCGACGCGGACGGCGCGTATTTCTTCCTCGAGATGAACACCCGGCTTCAGGTCGAGCATCCGGTGACCGAAGAGGTGACCGGGCTCAATCTGGTGCAGCTCCAGTTCGACATCGCCGCAGGCGCGCCGCTGCCGGCGACGCAGGACGACGTCGCGCTGTGCGGCCATGCGATCGAGCTTCGTCTTTATGCGGAGGACCCGCTGGACGGCTTCGCGCCGCAATCGGGCCCAATCGCGCACTACGCCCCGGACGGCGTTACTTCGGGCGTCCGCATCGATCGCGGCGTGGCTACGGCTGACCGGATCGGGACCGATTACGACGCCATGATCGCCAAGCTGATCGGCACGGGCGAGACGCGCGATGACGCGATCACCGCGCTGCGGGCGCATCTGCGAGACGCGCCGCTTCTGGGCGTGACGACCAATCGCGATTTCCTGCTGCGTCTGCTGGACGACGCGCGCTTTCGGACCGGCGCGGTCACCACCGGCGATCTCGACGCCTGGGCGGAAGAAAAATCCGGGCCGTTTGCGCCCGTCGAAACCCCGTTCGAGGCGCTGGCGATCGCTGCGGCGGTGCTGTGCGACACGCGCGGGCCGGTCCTGCGTTCAGCCTCAGTGACGCGCTTCGATCTCGACCTCGAAGTCGGCGGCGAGACCGCGACGGTCCGCGTCGAACAGCAGCGCGAAGGCGGCGTCCGCGTCACGCGCGGCGAAGACGCCGCGGAGATCGCCGTGCTCGGTTTCGCAGGCGGCGCTCTGACGCTGCGCCATGACGGCGTCACGCGCACCCTTCCCGCGGCATGCTGCGAAGACGGCGGACTGCATCTGGGCCTGCCTGAACTGATGGTTCGGATCGCCGAGCCCTCGCCGGTCTCCACCGACCCGGCCGCCGATCCGTCGAAGATCACGGCGCCTGTCTCCGGCGCGGTCGCCGCCGTCCACGTCAAACCCGGCGACCGGGTGACCGCCGGACAGGTCGTCGCGGTGATGGAAGCGATGAAGATGGAGATGCGCCTGGAAGCGGGCGCTGACGGGATCGTCGCAGCCGTCAACGCCGAAACTGGCGGACAGGCCGCGGGCGGATTCGTCTTGATCGAACTTGATTTGCAAAGCCAGGATTAG
- a CDS encoding enoyl-CoA hydratase-related protein, whose translation MPDTLLLDRSGGALHVTLNRPEIRNAMSLAMVGELLDALGEAEREGDRAIVLKGAGGHFCSGGDIKDIGEAQARAVEPGGPDPVAAVNARFGELCAAYAETGLPVVAVVEGAVMGGGFGLACVADVVIAEKGAVFRLPETGLGLVPAQIAPFLVERLGYSEARRLAVTGGRLDAQHALALGLVHQVCDGPGGLDKALTATLDQIRLGAPGAIAATKRLIRRARLADASALVPEAAAVFADAARSAEGAEGLTAFLEKRKPKWAM comes from the coding sequence ATGCCTGACACCCTGCTTCTCGACCGCTCGGGCGGGGCGCTGCACGTCACGCTGAACCGTCCCGAGATCAGGAACGCCATGTCGCTGGCCATGGTGGGCGAGCTGCTCGACGCGCTGGGCGAGGCCGAGCGTGAAGGCGACCGGGCGATCGTGCTGAAAGGCGCGGGCGGCCATTTCTGCTCGGGCGGCGACATCAAGGACATAGGCGAGGCGCAAGCCAGAGCCGTCGAGCCCGGCGGGCCCGACCCGGTCGCCGCGGTGAACGCCCGCTTCGGCGAACTGTGCGCCGCCTACGCCGAGACCGGCCTGCCGGTCGTGGCTGTCGTCGAAGGCGCGGTGATGGGCGGGGGTTTTGGGCTCGCCTGCGTGGCCGACGTGGTCATCGCCGAGAAAGGCGCGGTCTTCCGCCTGCCCGAGACCGGGCTGGGACTGGTGCCCGCCCAGATCGCGCCGTTTCTCGTGGAGCGGCTGGGCTATTCCGAAGCGCGCCGGCTGGCGGTCACCGGCGGCAGGCTGGACGCCCAGCACGCGCTGGCTCTGGGGCTCGTCCACCAGGTCTGCGACGGGCCGGGCGGGCTCGACAAGGCGCTCACGGCCACGCTCGACCAGATCCGCCTCGGCGCGCCCGGCGCGATCGCGGCGACCAAGCGCCTGATCCGCCGCGCAAGGCTGGCTGACGCCAGCGCCCTCGTGCCCGAAGCCGCCGCTGTCTTCGCCGACGCGGCCCGCAGCGCTGAAGGCGCAGAAGGGCTCACGGCGTTTCTGGAGAAACGCAAACCGAAATGGGCGATGTGA
- a CDS encoding acyl-CoA dehydrogenase family protein, with the protein MHFTPEHEALRDTVAKFVANEINPYVDEWEAAGEFPSHEVFKKMGDLGLLGLRWPEKYGGAGLDMSYSLVLAEELGLIDCGGVPMAIGVHTDMCTPALARFGSEELCHEFLAPAIAGDMVGCLGVSEPGGGSDVAAVKTVAKSDGDDYVISGSKMWITNGLKADWCCLLANTSDGKPHENKSLIMVPMDLPGIEKQKIHKIGMHSSDTAQLFFDEVRVPKRNLIGEEGAGFIYQMLQFQEERIYGAASSLKAFDKQIDLTIEYTRERKAFGQSLLDNQAIHFRLAELRTEVEMLRSLVYRCVEDFNQGKDVTKLASMAKLKTGRLSREIADSCLQYWGGMGYTADNPISRAFRDGRLVSIGGGADEIMLGIIAKYEGTLPKKKKPASGNA; encoded by the coding sequence ATGCACTTCACCCCTGAGCACGAAGCGCTGCGCGATACGGTCGCGAAGTTCGTCGCCAACGAGATCAATCCGTATGTGGATGAATGGGAGGCGGCCGGCGAGTTTCCCTCCCACGAGGTCTTCAAGAAGATGGGCGATCTGGGCCTTCTGGGCCTCAGATGGCCTGAGAAATACGGCGGCGCGGGGCTGGACATGTCCTACAGCCTCGTCCTCGCCGAGGAGCTGGGCCTGATTGATTGCGGCGGGGTGCCGATGGCGATCGGGGTGCACACCGACATGTGCACGCCGGCGCTCGCGCGCTTCGGCTCCGAGGAGCTCTGCCACGAGTTCCTCGCTCCGGCGATCGCGGGCGACATGGTGGGCTGCCTGGGCGTCTCCGAACCGGGCGGCGGGTCTGACGTGGCGGCGGTGAAGACGGTCGCGAAATCGGACGGCGACGACTACGTCATCTCCGGCTCGAAGATGTGGATCACCAACGGGCTGAAAGCCGACTGGTGCTGCCTGCTGGCGAACACGTCCGACGGCAAGCCGCACGAGAACAAGTCGCTAATCATGGTGCCGATGGATCTTCCGGGCATCGAGAAGCAGAAGATCCACAAGATCGGCATGCATTCGTCCGACACTGCGCAGCTCTTCTTCGACGAGGTGCGCGTGCCCAAGCGCAATCTGATCGGCGAGGAAGGCGCGGGCTTCATCTATCAGATGCTGCAGTTCCAGGAGGAGCGCATCTACGGCGCGGCCTCGAGCCTGAAAGCCTTCGACAAGCAGATCGATCTGACCATCGAGTACACCCGCGAGCGCAAGGCGTTCGGCCAGTCCCTTCTGGACAATCAGGCGATCCATTTCCGCCTCGCCGAGCTTCGCACCGAAGTCGAGATGCTGCGTTCGCTGGTCTATCGCTGCGTGGAGGATTTCAACCAGGGCAAGGACGTCACCAAGCTCGCCTCCATGGCCAAGCTCAAGACCGGCCGGCTCTCGCGCGAGATCGCCGACAGCTGCCTGCAGTACTGGGGCGGGATGGGCTACACCGCCGACAATCCGATCAGCCGGGCCTTCCGCGACGGGCGCCTGGTCTCGATCGGCGGCGGGGCGGACGAGATCATGCTCGGCATCATCGCCAAGTATGAAGGCACGCTCCCGAAGAAGAAAAAGCCGGCGAGCGGCAATGCCTGA
- a CDS encoding carboxyl transferase domain-containing protein — protein MPALRSQLNTGSDGYRKAAEAMAEKLAEVRALEDKVRANSAAKKSRFEERGQLLPRERVARLVDRDAPFLEIAPLAGLKMHDDDGDRGASGGGMVVGIGVVAGKRCVVSASDSAIKGGTIAPMGLKKSLRAQEIAFSNKLPMIHLVESGGANLLYQSEIFVDGGRSFANQARMSAAGIPQIAVVHGSSTAGGAYLPGLSDYVVLVRKKSKIFLAGPPLVKAAIGEDADEESLGGADLHGEVTGLGEYVAEDDAQALAYAREIMDKLNWDAATGRFEGPGPNYDAEELMGIVPADDRTPYDVREVIARITDGSDFLEFKARYGSETVCGHARIGGRLVGILGNNGPIQPEGSTKAGQFIQLCDQSDTPIVFLQNTTGYMVGSKAERDGAIKHGSKMIQAVANARVPKITIVLGGSYGAGNYGMCGRGFDPRFIFAWPTARTAVMGGAQAAKVMEIVTRQKNARAGIETDEDQLAGMSAMIEQGLTEQSHALFASARLWDDGIIDPRDTRAVLIECLNICAEGDARALKPNTFGVARL, from the coding sequence ATGCCGGCCCTGCGCTCTCAGCTCAACACCGGCTCTGACGGCTATCGCAAGGCCGCCGAGGCGATGGCCGAAAAGCTCGCCGAAGTGCGCGCGCTTGAAGACAAGGTCCGGGCGAATTCGGCGGCCAAGAAATCCCGCTTCGAGGAGCGCGGCCAGCTTCTTCCGCGCGAGCGCGTGGCGCGCCTCGTCGATCGCGACGCGCCCTTTCTGGAGATCGCGCCGCTCGCGGGCCTGAAAATGCACGACGACGACGGCGACCGCGGCGCGTCGGGCGGGGGCATGGTGGTCGGCATCGGCGTGGTGGCTGGCAAGCGCTGCGTGGTCAGCGCATCGGACAGCGCCATCAAGGGCGGCACGATCGCGCCCATGGGGCTGAAAAAATCCCTGCGCGCGCAGGAGATCGCGTTTTCAAACAAGCTGCCGATGATCCATCTGGTGGAGTCCGGCGGGGCGAATCTTCTGTATCAGTCCGAGATCTTCGTCGACGGCGGGCGCAGCTTCGCCAATCAGGCGCGGATGAGCGCGGCGGGCATCCCGCAGATCGCCGTCGTGCACGGGAGCTCGACCGCCGGCGGGGCCTATCTGCCGGGCCTCAGCGATTATGTCGTCCTTGTGCGGAAAAAGTCGAAGATCTTCCTCGCCGGCCCGCCCCTGGTCAAAGCTGCCATCGGCGAGGACGCCGACGAGGAAAGCCTGGGCGGCGCGGATCTGCACGGCGAGGTGACGGGGCTTGGCGAATACGTGGCCGAGGACGACGCCCAAGCGCTCGCCTACGCCCGTGAGATCATGGACAAGCTCAACTGGGACGCCGCGACGGGACGGTTCGAGGGTCCCGGTCCGAACTACGACGCTGAAGAGCTGATGGGGATCGTGCCCGCCGACGACCGCACGCCCTATGACGTGCGCGAGGTGATCGCGCGCATCACCGACGGCTCGGACTTTCTGGAGTTCAAGGCGCGCTACGGGTCTGAGACCGTGTGCGGCCACGCCCGTATCGGCGGACGGCTGGTCGGAATCCTGGGCAATAACGGCCCGATCCAGCCCGAGGGCTCCACCAAGGCGGGCCAGTTCATCCAGCTGTGCGATCAGTCCGATACGCCGATCGTCTTTCTACAGAACACCACCGGCTACATGGTCGGCTCCAAGGCCGAGCGCGACGGGGCGATCAAGCACGGCTCGAAGATGATCCAGGCGGTCGCGAACGCGCGCGTGCCGAAGATCACCATCGTGCTGGGCGGCTCTTACGGTGCAGGCAATTACGGCATGTGCGGGCGCGGCTTCGATCCGCGCTTCATCTTCGCCTGGCCGACCGCGCGCACCGCGGTGATGGGCGGCGCGCAGGCGGCCAAGGTGATGGAGATCGTCACCCGCCAGAAGAACGCCCGCGCCGGGATCGAGACCGACGAAGATCAGCTCGCCGGCATGAGCGCGATGATCGAGCAGGGCCTGACCGAGCAGTCCCACGCCTTGTTCGCGTCCGCCCGGCTGTGGGACGACGGGATCATCGATCCGCGCGACACCCGCGCCGTGCTTATCGAATGCCTCAACATCTGCGCCGAGGGCGATGCGCGTGCCCTGAAGCCCAACACGTTCGGGGTGGCGCGGCTGTGA
- a CDS encoding SDR family oxidoreductase has protein sequence MSENAANARYDSVFRPGLFKGRVVVVTGGGSGIGRCTAHELASLGAHVVITGRKPEKLEAVANEIGADGGSCDIAAFDIRDEEAVSENVAAIMERHGRIDGLVNNAGGQFPAEIANISKKGWEAVIATNLTGGWQMMKAVFASAMKENGGAIVNVTADMHAGMPGMAHSGAARAGMFNLTQTAAVEWGKHGVRVNAVAPGWIASSGMDTYGGAVRAMIPYLKQHLPAQRLGSEAEVSAAIVFLLSPAAAFITGAQIQVDGGAPLGGRHWPLEAHDKFEVFNGFHRAVDPKVLRGEEA, from the coding sequence ATGAGCGAGAACGCCGCGAACGCCCGCTATGACAGCGTGTTCCGGCCCGGCCTTTTCAAAGGCCGGGTCGTTGTCGTCACCGGCGGCGGGTCCGGGATCGGCCGCTGCACCGCGCACGAGCTCGCGAGCCTGGGCGCTCATGTCGTGATCACCGGCCGCAAGCCGGAGAAGCTCGAAGCCGTTGCGAACGAAATCGGCGCGGACGGGGGCTCGTGCGACATCGCCGCGTTCGACATCCGCGACGAAGAGGCGGTGAGCGAAAATGTCGCCGCCATCATGGAGCGGCACGGCCGGATCGACGGGCTGGTCAACAACGCCGGCGGCCAGTTCCCCGCCGAGATCGCCAACATCTCGAAAAAGGGCTGGGAGGCGGTGATCGCCACCAATCTGACCGGCGGCTGGCAGATGATGAAGGCGGTCTTCGCGAGCGCCATGAAGGAAAACGGCGGGGCGATCGTGAACGTCACCGCCGATATGCATGCGGGCATGCCCGGCATGGCCCATTCGGGCGCTGCGCGTGCGGGCATGTTCAACCTCACCCAGACCGCCGCGGTCGAGTGGGGCAAGCACGGCGTGCGCGTGAACGCCGTCGCGCCGGGCTGGATCGCCAGCTCCGGCATGGACACCTATGGTGGCGCGGTGCGCGCGATGATCCCGTATCTGAAACAGCACCTGCCCGCCCAGCGGCTGGGCTCGGAGGCAGAAGTGAGCGCGGCGATCGTGTTTCTGCTGTCGCCGGCTGCGGCCTTCATCACGGGAGCCCAGATCCAGGTCGACGGCGGCGCGCCGCTGGGCGGCCGGCACTGGCCGCTTGAAGCGCACGACAAGTTCGAGGTGTTCAACGGCTTTCACCGCGCCGTCGACCCCAAGGTCCTGCGCGGGGAGGAGGCCTGA
- a CDS encoding MerR family DNA-binding transcriptional regulator, with protein sequence MTETTDHADALYGIAELAERHGVTPRTIRFYESKGLLKPQRVGAQRVFTEADSTRLGLILRAKAIGSSLADIKTFLELYGREGEGRVRQLEFVIDKTAAEIKALEAKRAQIETTLAELRTIHQGARDRLARRRG encoded by the coding sequence ATGACCGAGACCACAGATCACGCAGACGCGCTCTACGGGATCGCCGAGCTGGCCGAGCGCCACGGCGTGACGCCGCGCACTATCCGGTTCTACGAATCCAAGGGTTTGCTGAAGCCCCAGCGCGTCGGCGCGCAGCGCGTCTTCACCGAGGCCGACAGCACGCGGCTGGGCTTGATCCTGCGCGCCAAGGCGATCGGGTCCTCGCTGGCCGACATCAAGACCTTCCTCGAGCTTTACGGCCGCGAGGGCGAAGGCCGGGTCCGCCAGCTCGAATTCGTCATCGACAAGACCGCCGCGGAGATAAAGGCGCTCGAAGCCAAGCGCGCCCAGATCGAAACCACGCTCGCCGAGCTGCGCACCATCCATCAGGGCGCCAGGGACAGGCTCGCGCGGCGGCGAGGCTAG
- the glpK gene encoding glycerol kinase GlpK codes for MTKTALLAIDQGTTSSRALVFDTEGRVIASAQEEFAQIYPRSGWVEHDPEVIWATVLSTSRRAVSDAEAQGWEIAALGITNQRETTLIWERATGRPIHNAIVWQDRRTADLCARLRAEGAEALVAERAGLVLDPYFSATKISWLLDQVPGARKKAEAGALCFGTIDSWLVWRLTGGTTHLIEATNASRTALYGLERGDWDDDLLALFGAPRALLPDIVDSAGFWAETEPNLFGRPIPITGGAGDQQAAAIGQACLGPGEMKSTYGTGAFMLVHTGAELVRSQNRLLSTTAWRLGGESRFALEGSILSAGSTVQWLRDGLGIIARAGEIEALAADADPESGVYLVPAFSGLGAPWWNPDARAAITGLTRGAGRAEIARAALDSVAYQTHDLLTAMAADGVTVESLKVDGGMAVNASLMQRLADLCAVQTVRPENPEATAWGAAFLAGLGAGIYGGVEDVRARWRARDRFAPAMGEDERNRRLMGWAEAVKRVA; via the coding sequence ATGACCAAAACCGCGCTGCTCGCCATCGACCAGGGCACCACCTCCTCGCGCGCCCTGGTGTTCGACACCGAAGGCCGGGTGATCGCCAGCGCCCAGGAAGAGTTCGCGCAGATCTATCCGCGCTCGGGCTGGGTCGAGCACGATCCCGAAGTGATCTGGGCGACGGTGCTGTCGACAAGCCGCCGCGCCGTGTCCGACGCCGAGGCGCAAGGCTGGGAGATCGCCGCGCTCGGGATCACCAATCAGCGCGAGACCACGCTGATCTGGGAGCGCGCGACCGGCCGGCCCATCCATAACGCCATCGTCTGGCAGGACCGGCGCACCGCCGATCTGTGCGCGCGCCTTAGAGCCGAGGGCGCGGAAGCGCTGGTCGCCGAGCGCGCCGGGCTGGTGCTCGACCCGTACTTCTCCGCGACCAAGATCTCTTGGCTGCTCGACCAGGTGCCGGGCGCGCGCAAGAAGGCCGAAGCCGGCGCGCTGTGCTTCGGCACGATCGACAGCTGGCTGGTCTGGCGGCTGACCGGCGGGACAACCCATCTCATCGAGGCGACGAACGCCAGCCGCACCGCGCTTTACGGGCTCGAGCGCGGCGACTGGGACGACGATCTGCTGGCGCTGTTCGGCGCGCCGCGCGCCCTCCTTCCAGACATCGTCGACAGCGCGGGGTTCTGGGCGGAGACCGAGCCCAATCTGTTCGGCCGTCCGATCCCGATCACGGGCGGCGCCGGCGATCAGCAGGCCGCGGCGATCGGCCAGGCGTGCCTCGGCCCCGGTGAGATGAAATCCACCTACGGCACCGGCGCCTTCATGCTGGTTCACACCGGCGCTGAGCTCGTGCGCTCGCAGAACCGGCTTCTGTCCACCACCGCCTGGCGGCTGGGCGGGGAGAGCCGCTTCGCGCTTGAAGGCTCGATCCTCAGCGCCGGCTCGACCGTGCAATGGCTGCGCGACGGGCTGGGGATCATCGCGCGGGCCGGCGAGATCGAGGCGCTGGCCGCCGACGCCGATCCTGAAAGCGGCGTCTATCTGGTCCCCGCCTTCTCAGGGCTCGGCGCGCCGTGGTGGAACCCGGACGCGCGCGCCGCGATCACCGGGCTCACACGCGGCGCGGGCCGGGCGGAGATCGCCCGGGCGGCGCTGGACTCGGTCGCCTATCAGACCCACGATCTTCTGACCGCGATGGCCGCAGACGGCGTGACGGTGGAAAGCCTGAAGGTCGACGGCGGCATGGCGGTGAACGCCAGCCTGATGCAGCGCCTGGCCGATCTGTGCGCGGTGCAGACCGTCAGGCCCGAAAACCCCGAAGCCACCGCCTGGGGCGCAGCCTTCCTCGCCGGGCTCGGCGCAGGGATTTATGGCGGCGTCGAAGACGTGCGCGCCCGCTGGCGCGCCCGGGACCGCTTCGCCCCGGCCATGGGCGAGGACGAACGCAACCGGCGGCTTATGGGCTGGGCGGAGGCGGTGAAGCGGGTGGCCTAG
- a CDS encoding alpha/beta hydrolase produces MRFEPEILDSPSGARLAVRVRAPEGEPRGIVQIHHGLSEHAGRYEDFAEFLADRGFAVGAHDHRGHGRTDADDALPGVFAAKDGAGKVTTDALAVETLLRTRFADTPLIVFGHSMGGVIAMNHAMQRDDARQGGPLAGLAIWNSNLDLGPRAGLIRFVLGAEKLFRKKTAPSSWMDALTFSAWGKAVKGGSSRFDWLSRDADAVKAYVDDPLCGRAASISLWEDLLRLNEIGEDEHRLRNLRTDLPIHLATGGEDPATDKGKAVKTLASRLYNARFTDVTMRFDPSGRHETLNDLGKDKAMEDFADWAGRVFTQTG; encoded by the coding sequence ATGCGCTTCGAACCGGAAATCCTCGATTCGCCCTCCGGCGCCCGGCTCGCGGTCCGGGTCCGCGCGCCCGAGGGCGAACCCAGAGGGATCGTGCAGATCCATCACGGCCTGTCCGAGCATGCCGGCCGCTACGAGGACTTCGCCGAGTTCCTCGCCGATCGAGGCTTCGCGGTCGGCGCGCACGACCATCGCGGCCATGGCCGCACCGACGCGGACGACGCGTTGCCGGGCGTGTTCGCCGCGAAGGACGGCGCGGGAAAGGTGACAACGGACGCGCTGGCGGTGGAGACGCTTCTGCGCACGCGCTTTGCCGACACGCCGCTCATCGTGTTCGGCCATTCCATGGGCGGGGTGATTGCGATGAACCACGCCATGCAGCGCGATGACGCCCGCCAGGGCGGCCCGCTGGCCGGGCTTGCGATCTGGAATTCCAATCTCGATCTCGGCCCCCGCGCAGGGCTCATCCGCTTCGTTCTGGGCGCCGAAAAGCTCTTCAGGAAGAAGACCGCGCCGTCGAGCTGGATGGACGCGCTGACCTTCTCGGCCTGGGGCAAGGCGGTGAAGGGCGGGTCGTCCCGGTTCGACTGGCTCAGCCGGGACGCGGACGCGGTGAAGGCCTATGTCGACGATCCGCTGTGCGGCCGGGCCGCGTCGATCTCGCTGTGGGAGGACCTGTTGCGGCTCAACGAGATCGGCGAGGACGAGCACCGCCTGCGCAATCTCAGGACCGATCTGCCGATCCATCTGGCCACGGGCGGCGAGGATCCGGCGACCGACAAGGGCAAGGCGGTCAAGACGCTGGCTTCGCGGCTCTATAACGCGCGCTTCACCGACGTCACCATGCGTTTTGATCCGTCGGGCCGCCACGAGACGCTCAACGATCTCGGCAAGGACAAGGCGATGGAGGATTTCGCCGACTGGGCCGGGCGGGTCTTCACCCAGACCGGCTAG
- a CDS encoding tetratricopeptide repeat protein — translation MRGVLKALVLSAGLAGLAAAHADDPPALPPSLGEAVARDDTGAAVEGRSAADSAMARSLRAAMLEDWDGALTYAETAAAAGQPAGALMAGHILLHGLSSRGQDDEAAVRWLRRAAERGDADAMVTLSRLASSERGGLTRFAARDWIARAAETGDARAAHEYGLYLMEDGDPGDAQTAIDWLRLASESGRVQAYTDYAHALGEWVHGPKDLTAARNWYEQAGENGVAYGALMAASMHLNGEGEAADPERGAALMQIAAELNQPAAMGQLALLYYQGAPGLSADPVRAARWARRGAEAGDPESQFLYAYALATGDGTGRDLERAYVWALRAGFDRPGSLKDDPDRNRLEAALERAIPTTRRETLEAEAIAGAAG, via the coding sequence ATGCGCGGCGTTCTCAAAGCTCTTGTCCTGAGCGCGGGCCTTGCGGGTCTCGCGGCGGCTCACGCCGACGACCCCCCGGCCCTGCCGCCCTCCCTGGGCGAGGCGGTCGCGCGCGACGACACCGGCGCGGCGGTCGAGGGCCGCTCCGCCGCCGACAGCGCCATGGCGCGCTCGCTGCGCGCGGCGATGCTCGAAGACTGGGACGGCGCGCTGACCTACGCCGAAACCGCCGCCGCCGCCGGCCAGCCCGCCGGGGCGCTGATGGCCGGTCATATTCTTCTGCACGGCCTGTCCTCGCGCGGTCAGGACGACGAGGCCGCCGTGCGCTGGCTGCGCCGGGCGGCCGAGCGCGGCGACGCCGATGCGATGGTGACCCTCTCCCGGCTCGCCAGTTCCGAACGCGGCGGGCTCACCCGCTTCGCCGCGCGCGACTGGATCGCGCGGGCCGCCGAGACCGGCGATGCGCGCGCCGCGCACGAATACGGGCTCTACCTGATGGAAGACGGCGATCCGGGCGACGCGCAAACCGCGATCGACTGGCTGCGCCTGGCCTCTGAAAGCGGGCGGGTGCAGGCCTATACCGACTACGCCCATGCGCTGGGCGAATGGGTGCACGGCCCGAAGGACCTCACCGCCGCGCGCAACTGGTACGAACAGGCCGGCGAGAACGGCGTGGCCTACGGCGCGCTGATGGCCGCGAGCATGCATCTCAACGGCGAAGGCGAGGCGGCTGACCCCGAACGCGGCGCCGCACTGATGCAGATCGCCGCCGAGCTGAACCAGCCCGCCGCCATGGGCCAGCTCGCGCTTCTCTACTATCAGGGCGCGCCGGGGCTGTCCGCCGATCCGGTCCGGGCCGCGCGCTGGGCGCGCCGGGGCGCCGAAGCCGGCGATCCCGAGAGCCAGTTCCTCTACGCCTATGCGCTGGCGACCGGGGACGGGACGGGCCGCGATCTCGAACGCGCCTATGTCTGGGCGCTGCGCGCCGGCTTCGACCGGCCGGGCTCGCTGAAAGACGATCCCGACCGCAACCGGCTCGAAGCCGCGCTCGAACGCGCCATCCCCACCACGCGGCGCGAAACGCTGGAAGCCGAGGCGATCGCAGGCGCTGCTGGCTAG